A section of the Methanosarcina mazei S-6 genome encodes:
- a CDS encoding isocitrate/isopropylmalate dehydrogenase family protein, which yields MTQYKVPVLPGDGIGPEIIAEGRKVIDAAGERFGFDVEWIEYPHGADHYLETGELISEETLKELSGYPAIYLGSIGDPRIAPGVLEKGILLTARFYFDQYINLRPIKLLEGVWTPIKDKTSKDIDFVVVRENTEDFYIGIGGRAKKGASKDLLEVKRTLYSAKFGLDIETDSEEIGYQIGLISKEGTKRVIEYAFDLAENRKKHVSSVDKANVLSDIYGFWREEFNAVAEKHPGFTTDFNFVDAITMWFVKNPEWFDVVVTPNMFGDIITDLGAMIQGGLGLAPGGNINPNGTSMFEPIHGSAPKYKGQNKVNPIATIWAGAMLIEQLGEKEAADTIVNAIQKNILDGKVKTYDMGGKNTTSDVGDDIARIIKGE from the coding sequence ATGACGCAGTATAAGGTTCCCGTCCTCCCAGGAGATGGGATTGGACCAGAAATCATCGCCGAAGGCAGAAAAGTCATAGATGCTGCAGGCGAAAGATTTGGTTTTGATGTAGAATGGATAGAATATCCTCATGGAGCAGACCACTACCTGGAAACGGGTGAGCTGATCTCGGAAGAGACCTTAAAGGAATTATCCGGCTACCCTGCAATTTATCTTGGCTCCATAGGAGACCCGAGGATTGCCCCAGGTGTCCTTGAAAAGGGGATCTTATTAACTGCACGCTTTTACTTTGACCAGTACATTAACCTGCGCCCGATAAAACTCCTTGAGGGTGTCTGGACCCCGATAAAGGACAAGACATCAAAAGACATTGACTTTGTCGTGGTAAGGGAAAATACCGAGGACTTCTACATAGGCATTGGCGGCAGGGCAAAAAAAGGAGCGAGTAAAGACCTCCTTGAAGTCAAGAGGACACTTTACTCCGCAAAGTTCGGCCTCGACATCGAGACCGACAGCGAAGAAATAGGATACCAGATAGGCCTTATCTCCAAAGAGGGCACAAAGCGTGTTATTGAGTACGCTTTTGACCTTGCAGAAAACCGGAAGAAACACGTCTCATCTGTTGACAAGGCAAACGTCCTTTCCGACATCTACGGGTTCTGGAGAGAAGAGTTCAACGCAGTTGCCGAAAAGCATCCTGGTTTTACCACAGACTTCAACTTCGTTGACGCTATCACAATGTGGTTTGTGAAAAACCCTGAATGGTTCGATGTGGTAGTAACCCCGAACATGTTCGGAGACATCATCACCGACCTCGGAGCCATGATCCAGGGCGGCCTCGGACTCGCCCCGGGCGGAAACATTAACCCGAACGGCACAAGCATGTTTGAGCCCATCCACGGTTCAGCCCCTAAGTACAAGGGCCAGAACAAGGTAAACCCGATCGCAACAATCTGGGCAGGTGCAATGCTCATAGAACAGCTCGGAGAAAAGGAAGCCGCAGATACCATAGTCAATGCAATCCAGAAAAATATCCTGGACGGCAAAGTAAAGACCTACGATATGGGCGGCAAAAATACTACCTCAGATGTCGGAGACGACATTGCAAGGATAATAAAGGGAGAATAA
- a CDS encoding GNAT family N-acetyltransferase: MDKKDIITRYKMYDNWDVFVAEEGGKVAGWIGLTLKTTPEQKEKYVYITEVMVDPAFQRTGIATRLIKEAEKKAQEMEAAYAYCYIYEPNKASRFLFEKMGYSEMRSIKFPGISTYKKLDVPPEYSIKPVDTKKINDAVNLINEYNSGFRHFMPFTAQTFGSRLRFIPGYGPENFWTVRDKENKIAACAGLWDSSGLAHLYYAREPAAMKMMASVFGALSHITKVPEFPAEGEHFRVLYIVDYAFDKRQNDAMLALLKHLNNISFDRRQDFLMAMTDPEDDLLAITKKLKPQTETWNVFARSFERELPVFSPFYVDIRDMIP, translated from the coding sequence GTGGATAAGAAGGATATCATTACCCGTTATAAAATGTACGATAACTGGGATGTATTTGTGGCAGAAGAGGGTGGGAAAGTTGCTGGCTGGATTGGTTTAACGTTAAAAACAACACCTGAACAAAAAGAAAAGTATGTGTACATTACTGAAGTGATGGTTGATCCGGCTTTTCAAAGGACAGGAATTGCCACAAGACTTATTAAAGAAGCGGAAAAGAAGGCGCAGGAAATGGAGGCGGCTTATGCTTACTGTTATATATACGAGCCAAACAAAGCCTCCCGGTTCTTATTTGAGAAGATGGGATATTCTGAAATGAGGAGTATCAAATTTCCAGGGATATCGACTTATAAGAAGCTGGATGTTCCTCCAGAATATTCAATAAAGCCTGTTGATACAAAGAAAATTAATGATGCAGTTAATCTCATTAACGAATACAACTCGGGATTCAGGCACTTCATGCCTTTTACCGCTCAAACTTTTGGATCACGTCTGAGATTCATTCCTGGATATGGACCGGAAAACTTCTGGACAGTCAGAGACAAAGAGAATAAAATCGCAGCCTGTGCAGGATTATGGGACAGTTCAGGACTGGCTCATTTATATTATGCCAGAGAGCCAGCAGCAATGAAAATGATGGCATCAGTTTTTGGAGCTTTAAGCCATATTACGAAAGTTCCAGAGTTTCCAGCTGAAGGAGAACATTTCAGGGTACTTTATATCGTGGATTACGCATTTGACAAGAGACAAAACGATGCTATGCTGGCGCTTCTTAAGCATTTGAATAATATCTCATTTGACAGGAGACAGGATTTTCTAATGGCTATGACAGATCCTGAGGATGATCTTCTTGCAATAACGAAAAAGCTAAAACCACAGACTGAAACCTGGAATGTGTTTGCCAGATCTTTCGAAAGGGAGCTCCCTGTTTTCAGCCCATTTTACGTTGATATCAGAGATATGATCCCCTGA
- a CDS encoding 3-isopropylmalate dehydratase small subunit produces the protein MKGRAWKFGDDVDTDAVIPGRYLIFNTPGELAKYTFEGVRPDFAKNVHENDIVVAGSNFGCGSSREHAPLALKGSKVSCVIAKSFARIFFRNAINIGVPVLECPDTDKIDDGDELEVDISTGVIQNRTKGETYQATPLPDFVREIVDEGGLIEYARKLVSER, from the coding sequence ATGAAAGGAAGAGCCTGGAAATTCGGAGATGACGTGGATACGGATGCAGTGATACCCGGAAGGTACCTGATATTCAATACCCCGGGAGAGCTTGCTAAGTATACATTTGAAGGTGTGCGCCCTGATTTCGCAAAAAATGTTCATGAAAATGACATTGTGGTTGCAGGAAGTAATTTCGGCTGCGGGTCCTCGCGCGAACATGCACCCCTCGCCCTTAAAGGGTCAAAGGTATCCTGTGTGATTGCAAAGTCTTTCGCAAGGATCTTTTTCAGAAACGCGATCAATATCGGAGTTCCTGTCCTTGAATGCCCGGATACGGATAAAATAGATGACGGAGATGAACTCGAAGTAGATATTTCAACAGGGGTCATTCAGAACAGGACAAAAGGAGAGACCTATCAGGCAACCCCTCTACCGGATTTCGTTCGCGAAATCGTGGATGAGGGAGGACTTATAGAATATGCCCGGAAGCTGGTCTCTGAGCGCTGA
- a CDS encoding methyltransferase domain-containing protein, with translation MARKKQFEKPLHGDKESVRFATPEPIARYRAQRLKCGTLADISCGIGGQTVFFAQQCEFVYAVEIDPKKIEYAKKNCEMYGLDNVKFICGDALDPKVIEQIPAVDVVFSDPFRPAEEDKRQVSSLEPGIPNVLSAYGEKTKNFAFEAPPQMPPERIPFDCEKEYISLDGQLNRLTLYFGDLKQNERLAVALPAGEGLVSQYGPLPEIRETEKMKLFAYEPEPSVIAAELLPELIESMMQMAGPLMGAFELFRVDKKRLLITSEALIKQPMIKNHYLIQKICPFDPREINKFLKDKNIGNVVLRAGVKPEDYWEVRNEVEKGLEGNKTVHLFVKDGVAILCEVLFKV, from the coding sequence GTGGCACGGAAAAAGCAATTTGAAAAGCCCCTGCACGGGGATAAGGAAAGCGTGCGCTTTGCGACCCCTGAGCCTATCGCCCGCTACAGGGCGCAGCGCTTGAAATGCGGAACTCTTGCTGATATCAGCTGCGGGATAGGAGGGCAAACCGTCTTTTTTGCGCAGCAGTGCGAGTTTGTATATGCAGTGGAAATCGACCCTAAAAAAATAGAATATGCGAAAAAGAACTGTGAGATGTACGGGCTTGACAATGTGAAATTCATCTGTGGGGATGCGCTTGATCCGAAGGTTATCGAGCAAATACCGGCAGTAGATGTTGTTTTTTCAGATCCCTTCCGCCCTGCCGAAGAAGATAAAAGGCAGGTCTCAAGCCTTGAACCCGGGATCCCGAATGTGCTTTCAGCCTATGGGGAAAAGACAAAGAATTTTGCCTTTGAAGCCCCTCCCCAGATGCCCCCGGAAAGGATTCCTTTTGACTGCGAGAAAGAGTATATTTCCCTGGATGGCCAGCTCAACCGTTTGACTCTTTATTTCGGTGATTTAAAACAGAATGAACGGCTGGCTGTAGCCCTGCCTGCGGGAGAAGGGCTGGTTTCACAATACGGACCGCTTCCAGAGATAAGGGAAACGGAAAAAATGAAACTCTTTGCCTATGAACCCGAACCTTCTGTTATTGCAGCAGAGCTTCTTCCTGAACTTATTGAATCCATGATGCAGATGGCAGGGCCTCTAATGGGAGCCTTCGAACTATTCAGGGTTGACAAAAAGAGGCTGTTAATAACCTCGGAAGCCCTTATAAAGCAGCCCATGATTAAAAACCACTACCTTATCCAGAAAATCTGTCCTTTTGATCCACGGGAGATTAATAAATTCCTGAAAGACAAAAACATTGGAAATGTCGTCCTTCGGGCGGGCGTAAAGCCTGAGGATTACTGGGAAGTCCGAAACGAAGTGGAAAAAGGGCTTGAAGGAAATAAGACTGTCCACCTTTTTGTAAAAGATGGCGTTGCAATCCTCTGTGAAGTGCTGTTTAAAGTCTGA
- a CDS encoding helix-turn-helix transcriptional regulator, whose translation MNPNLLDLILFSEKRKAFLMLLREGPKNTQEILDRLKVPRTALLPQIKKLKEQNLVIHEEGVYRLSLIGEIIIEKMQPLLDTLEVFEKQEEFWTDRKLTPIPPHLIKRISELGNYRLIEPDLSHTFDLNPEFVKNVSNSNHILMFFSYFHPQFPSFFLDLARRGTEISLVLSESVYARLEEDFKKEEKELLKMENTGLFILDEKEVEIPAVVVSSDKIMLMGLFNESGRFDRQYIISFEAGAIEWGKELFEYFRDMSREIKNEEK comes from the coding sequence ATGAACCCAAACTTGCTTGATTTGATCCTGTTTTCAGAGAAAAGAAAGGCTTTTCTCATGCTCCTGAGAGAGGGACCGAAGAATACCCAGGAGATCCTTGACAGGCTTAAGGTTCCAAGAACAGCTCTTCTTCCCCAGATAAAAAAGCTTAAAGAGCAGAACCTGGTAATTCACGAAGAAGGAGTCTATCGCCTCAGCCTGATAGGAGAGATCATTATAGAAAAGATGCAGCCTCTTCTCGATACTCTGGAAGTTTTTGAAAAACAGGAAGAGTTCTGGACAGACAGGAAACTCACTCCTATCCCCCCTCATCTTATTAAACGGATCAGTGAACTTGGGAATTACCGCCTTATAGAGCCTGACCTGAGCCATACTTTTGACCTTAACCCTGAATTTGTGAAAAATGTCTCTAACTCAAATCATATCCTTATGTTTTTCTCCTATTTTCATCCTCAATTCCCTTCCTTCTTCCTTGATCTTGCCAGAAGAGGCACTGAAATTTCCCTTGTCCTGAGTGAGTCCGTATACGCCAGGCTCGAAGAGGATTTCAAAAAAGAAGAAAAGGAACTCCTCAAAATGGAGAATACAGGTCTCTTTATTCTGGACGAAAAGGAAGTGGAAATCCCTGCAGTTGTTGTATCTTCCGATAAAATAATGCTTATGGGGCTGTTTAACGAAAGTGGAAGGTTTGACAGGCAGTATATAATCAGTTTTGAAGCAGGAGCAATAGAATGGGGAAAAGAGCTGTTCGAATACTTCAGGGATATGAGCAGGGAAATTAAAAATGAAGAAAAATAA
- the alaS gene encoding alanine--tRNA ligase, whose product MLEDEYQLDFFKNNGFVRKQCQKCGTFFWTRDPERNTCGDAPCDPYSFIGSPVFSREFNISEMREYYLSFFEARGHTRINRYPVVARWRDDIYLTIASIADFQPFVTSGQVPPPANPLTISQPCIRLNDLDSVGRSGRHLTNFEMMAHHAFNRRDNEIYWKEHTLELCDELLNSLKVNPLAVTYKEEPWAGGGNAGPCVEVIVHGLELATLVFMDLKTDKKGDIEIKGETYSKMDNYIVDTGYGLERFVWASRGSPTIYDALFPGIVNELMGLAGIEHELNDSEYANILAQNARLAGFMDVSEKANLMELRKKVASSIGMTVDKLSAIMEPVEKVYAITDHTRCLTFMLGDGIIPSNVKAGYLARLVLRRTLRMMKDLDIRIPLSEIVDMHIKNMPEYPGFRENFPVIQDILESEEEKFNTTMERGRRIIQKSASHFKKTGEKIPLSQLTELYDSHGIPPEMAKEVAAEIGVGVEFPDNFYSIIGELHNKAEEKEEEVIPYAERLKHLPKTKRRFYDEPTRLEFEAVVLDVFDNHVVLDNTFFYAEGGGQPADIGTIVAEDTVYRVVDVQVYEGVILHTIENPGKELAITKGELITGKVDEKRRMTLARHHTATHIVNDAARKVLGKHIWQAGAQKFEDHSRLDLSHYKHISPEEIRQIELLANRTVMENKRVVTEWMPRTEAEQVYGFGLYQGGVPPGEKIRIVKVGDDVEACGGTHCTSTGIIGPIKILKTERIQDGVERIEFAAGTAAVRAMQKLESLLVDSSKTLSVPPEHLPVSVDRFFGEWKDLKKENERLKEELARSRVYRMLGDASEVSGLKVITEQVSGADSLELQKIATELLKTENVVALLASDFEGVKIVASAGEKAMKCGVNAGNLVREMSKIVGGGGGGKPALAMGGGTDPTRIQDALTRGLELVKTAACKEA is encoded by the coding sequence ATGCTTGAAGATGAGTACCAACTTGACTTTTTCAAAAACAACGGTTTTGTCCGGAAGCAGTGCCAGAAGTGTGGCACATTCTTCTGGACACGTGACCCTGAAAGAAATACGTGTGGAGATGCGCCCTGCGACCCTTATTCCTTCATAGGAAGCCCTGTATTTTCCAGGGAATTCAATATCTCAGAGATGCGCGAATATTACCTTTCATTCTTTGAAGCTAGAGGGCATACAAGAATAAACCGCTATCCTGTGGTTGCCCGCTGGAGAGACGACATATACCTTACCATAGCTTCGATTGCAGACTTCCAGCCCTTCGTAACTTCAGGACAGGTGCCGCCTCCAGCAAACCCCCTGACAATTTCCCAGCCCTGTATCCGGTTAAATGACCTTGACTCCGTGGGCAGAAGCGGACGCCACCTGACAAACTTTGAAATGATGGCTCATCATGCTTTTAACAGAAGAGACAACGAAATTTACTGGAAAGAGCACACTCTGGAACTCTGTGATGAGCTCTTAAACTCTCTCAAGGTAAACCCTCTTGCAGTAACCTATAAAGAAGAGCCCTGGGCAGGAGGAGGCAATGCAGGACCTTGTGTGGAAGTCATTGTTCACGGGCTTGAACTTGCAACCCTTGTCTTCATGGACCTGAAGACAGACAAAAAGGGAGATATCGAGATTAAAGGCGAGACCTACTCTAAGATGGACAACTATATTGTGGATACAGGGTATGGCCTTGAGCGTTTTGTCTGGGCTTCCAGAGGTTCCCCTACAATTTATGATGCCCTTTTCCCGGGAATAGTAAACGAACTCATGGGGCTTGCAGGGATAGAACACGAACTGAACGACTCAGAATATGCAAATATCCTGGCACAAAACGCCCGCCTAGCAGGGTTTATGGACGTCAGTGAAAAGGCAAACCTGATGGAACTCAGAAAAAAGGTTGCCTCCAGCATAGGGATGACAGTGGATAAACTCTCGGCTATTATGGAGCCCGTGGAAAAAGTCTATGCAATCACCGATCACACCCGCTGTCTTACCTTCATGCTCGGAGACGGAATTATTCCCTCGAATGTTAAAGCAGGATATCTCGCACGTCTTGTCCTGAGAAGGACACTGCGCATGATGAAAGACCTTGATATCAGGATTCCACTCTCCGAAATTGTGGACATGCACATAAAGAACATGCCAGAGTACCCAGGGTTCAGGGAAAATTTCCCTGTAATTCAGGATATCCTGGAGTCAGAGGAGGAAAAGTTCAATACAACCATGGAAAGGGGCCGCAGGATCATTCAGAAGTCGGCATCCCATTTCAAGAAGACAGGCGAAAAAATCCCTCTGTCTCAGTTAACCGAACTTTACGATTCGCACGGAATTCCCCCGGAGATGGCAAAAGAAGTTGCAGCTGAAATAGGGGTAGGCGTTGAGTTCCCTGACAATTTCTATTCGATTATCGGTGAGCTTCATAACAAAGCTGAAGAAAAGGAAGAAGAAGTAATCCCTTATGCAGAGAGGCTCAAGCACCTTCCAAAGACCAAGCGCCGCTTCTATGACGAGCCCACTCGCCTTGAATTTGAAGCAGTTGTCCTTGATGTATTTGACAACCATGTCGTACTGGACAACACTTTCTTCTATGCGGAAGGAGGAGGGCAGCCTGCAGATATCGGAACCATAGTTGCCGAAGATACTGTTTACCGGGTTGTGGATGTTCAGGTCTATGAAGGTGTAATCCTTCATACAATTGAGAATCCGGGAAAGGAACTCGCTATAACTAAAGGCGAGCTTATTACCGGCAAGGTAGATGAAAAACGCAGAATGACCCTTGCAAGGCACCACACAGCAACCCATATTGTAAATGATGCAGCCAGAAAGGTTCTCGGAAAACACATCTGGCAGGCTGGTGCCCAGAAATTCGAGGACCATTCGAGGCTTGACCTCTCCCATTATAAACACATCTCCCCTGAAGAAATCAGGCAGATAGAGCTTCTGGCTAACCGCACTGTTATGGAAAACAAACGTGTGGTTACTGAATGGATGCCCAGAACTGAGGCTGAACAGGTCTATGGTTTCGGGCTTTATCAGGGCGGAGTGCCTCCAGGAGAGAAGATCAGGATTGTAAAGGTAGGAGACGATGTCGAAGCCTGCGGTGGGACTCACTGTACAAGCACCGGCATTATCGGGCCTATTAAAATCCTGAAGACTGAAAGGATTCAGGACGGTGTGGAAAGGATCGAGTTCGCAGCCGGAACAGCAGCCGTGCGTGCCATGCAGAAACTAGAGTCTCTCCTTGTTGACTCTTCAAAGACCCTGAGCGTACCCCCGGAACACCTTCCGGTAAGTGTTGACCGTTTCTTCGGGGAATGGAAAGACCTCAAGAAAGAAAATGAAAGGCTCAAAGAAGAGCTTGCCCGTTCCAGAGTTTACAGGATGCTTGGGGATGCTTCCGAGGTTTCAGGTCTGAAGGTTATCACCGAACAGGTCTCAGGGGCAGATTCCCTTGAACTCCAGAAGATAGCTACCGAACTCCTCAAGACCGAAAATGTGGTCGCCCTTCTCGCAAGCGATTTTGAAGGGGTAAAGATCGTGGCATCTGCCGGAGAAAAAGCCATGAAATGCGGTGTTAATGCCGGTAACCTTGTCCGCGAGATGTCAAAGATTGTCGGCGGAGGCGGAGGAGGAAAGCCTGCCCTTGCAATGGGCGGCGGAACCGATCCCACAAGGATTCAGGACGCTCTTACCAGAGGTCTTGAGCTTGTGAAAACAGCAGCCTGCAAAGAAGCTTGA
- a CDS encoding helix-turn-helix transcriptional regulator, with protein MDSLQKTTMIDLLLRSDKRRKILLFLKEGPKNIEEITALLGSSCTAVLPQMKKLIEKGLVRQENKIYRLSTVGMIVTEKLVPLLGTIEVFENNLEYWAQKDLTGIPAFLRLKLEMLSQYEVIEPQLNRMFEPPEEFINSLKKSTEIMYFSSFFQPCFSGFDQDFLKKRTDSTFIFTKNFFERISSPHSEEYDELLLPERANLYVYDGISSLVSLTVTERFMALMLLNKKGKLDQNLLISSESEAIEWGKELFMYYREISKKIYGDKADRLLSEKIIPPGKKSGYGTGSDLLQISCLRKTKYKM; from the coding sequence GTGGATTCTCTTCAGAAAACTACAATGATAGATTTGCTTTTAAGGTCGGATAAAAGAAGAAAAATTTTGCTTTTTCTTAAGGAAGGACCAAAAAATATTGAGGAAATTACAGCGCTTCTTGGCTCTTCCTGTACTGCGGTTCTTCCTCAGATGAAAAAGCTAATCGAAAAGGGACTGGTCAGGCAGGAAAATAAAATTTACAGGCTTTCAACAGTCGGGATGATCGTTACTGAGAAGCTGGTTCCGCTTCTGGGAACTATTGAGGTCTTTGAAAATAACCTTGAATACTGGGCACAGAAAGACCTCACAGGAATCCCTGCTTTTTTGCGTTTGAAACTCGAGATGCTCTCCCAATATGAGGTAATCGAACCCCAGCTTAACAGGATGTTTGAGCCCCCAGAAGAATTTATAAATTCCCTCAAAAAATCCACGGAAATAATGTATTTTTCTTCTTTTTTTCAGCCCTGTTTCTCAGGTTTTGATCAGGATTTTTTAAAGAAAAGGACAGATTCTACTTTTATTTTTACAAAAAACTTTTTTGAACGGATCTCCAGCCCCCATTCTGAAGAATATGATGAACTGTTGCTCCCTGAGAGGGCGAATCTCTATGTATATGACGGCATATCTTCCCTGGTTTCGCTTACCGTGACCGAGAGGTTTATGGCGTTAATGCTTCTCAATAAAAAAGGAAAGCTCGATCAGAACCTTCTAATAAGTTCCGAAAGTGAGGCAATCGAGTGGGGTAAAGAACTTTTTATGTACTACAGAGAGATTTCTAAAAAGATTTATGGAGACAAAGCCGATCGCCTCCTCTCTGAAAAAATTATTCCCCCTGGAAAAAAATCAGGATATGGGACGGGTTCTGATCTGTTACAAATCTCCTGTTTAAGAAAAACGAAGTATAAAATGTAA
- a CDS encoding ATP-binding protein: protein MHERESKDLRPASGGKFGGTLRVLGNEENNGEGLLFLGNYMALDHSRGADVYLDALKPHAVLICGKRGYGKSYTMGCMLEELAFLPEPVKGNLAALIIDTMGIFWTMRTPNSSEAGRLKSWGLPPAGLEIEVFVPAGNIEAYKKRNIEVKPFSISIRELSGSQWCRILRVEEVSPLGILLVRVVESLREKEDPYSFEDIINEIFLDERSDSASKGAAENYFRAVKSWGLFSKEGTPLSVLIAGGRTTILDVSTLENENVCAAAVSILAGRLYAERLEARRLYEKKQMGEKLEEKEFPMVWLFIDEAHIFVPAKAESLASEVLINRCLRQGRQPGLSLVLATQRPASLHPDVVSQSDLLICHRLTSSDDILALESSRPLYMQESLRAYLKKMGSERGAALIVDDHSESVHMVRIRPRRSWHGGGEPSALDPCKREKEEIKIQIPEKFR from the coding sequence ATGCACGAAAGAGAGAGTAAAGATTTAAGACCTGCGTCTGGGGGAAAGTTCGGCGGGACACTGCGTGTCCTCGGTAATGAAGAAAACAACGGGGAAGGGCTTCTGTTTCTTGGGAACTATATGGCGCTCGACCATTCAAGGGGAGCTGACGTTTATCTCGATGCCCTGAAACCTCATGCCGTTTTGATCTGTGGAAAAAGAGGGTACGGAAAATCTTATACAATGGGCTGCATGCTGGAGGAGCTTGCATTTCTTCCTGAGCCTGTTAAAGGAAACCTTGCAGCCCTTATTATCGACACTATGGGGATTTTCTGGACGATGAGGACTCCGAACTCATCCGAAGCAGGAAGACTGAAAAGCTGGGGACTCCCTCCTGCAGGGCTTGAAATAGAGGTTTTCGTGCCAGCTGGGAATATTGAAGCTTATAAGAAACGAAACATAGAGGTAAAGCCTTTTTCGATCTCAATTCGGGAACTCTCAGGTAGCCAGTGGTGCAGGATTCTCAGGGTCGAAGAGGTTTCTCCCCTTGGAATTCTGCTTGTAAGAGTTGTCGAATCCCTGAGGGAGAAGGAAGACCCGTATTCTTTTGAAGATATTATTAACGAGATATTTCTGGACGAGAGATCGGATTCAGCATCAAAAGGGGCTGCTGAAAACTATTTCAGGGCTGTGAAATCATGGGGTCTGTTCTCCAAAGAAGGAACGCCCCTGTCAGTATTGATAGCAGGAGGCAGGACAACAATCCTGGATGTAAGCACCCTTGAAAACGAAAACGTCTGCGCTGCGGCAGTGTCGATTCTTGCAGGCAGGCTTTATGCAGAACGGCTTGAGGCAAGAAGGCTCTACGAAAAGAAACAGATGGGGGAAAAATTAGAAGAAAAAGAATTCCCCATGGTCTGGCTGTTTATAGACGAAGCCCATATTTTCGTACCTGCGAAAGCTGAAAGCCTTGCTTCCGAAGTTCTTATAAACCGATGCCTCCGGCAGGGAAGGCAGCCCGGTCTCTCCCTTGTACTTGCAACCCAGAGACCTGCAAGCCTCCACCCTGATGTTGTCTCGCAGAGCGACCTTCTTATCTGCCACCGCCTCACCTCAAGTGACGACATCCTCGCCCTTGAGAGTTCCAGGCCCCTTTATATGCAGGAAAGCCTCAGGGCATACCTGAAGAAAATGGGGAGCGAAAGGGGTGCTGCATTGATAGTTGACGACCATTCCGAATCTGTCCATATGGTCCGAATCCGCCCAAGAAGGAGCTGGCACGGAGGAGGAGAGCCAAGTGCACTCGACCCCTGCAAAAGGGAAAAAGAAGAAATAAAAATTCAAATCCCGGAGAAATTCAGATAA
- a CDS encoding FeoA family protein: MISKKPECLNASLKTATLSAMEPRKKGKIPHPDTKNNGILQKLISMGSLPGMPVTLLRRSPSYLFEVDQTRYAVDREIANHIYVSY; this comes from the coding sequence ATGATATCGAAAAAACCAGAATGCCTGAATGCCTCTCTAAAAACTGCCACACTTTCCGCAATGGAGCCCAGGAAAAAAGGAAAGATCCCCCATCCGGATACAAAAAACAACGGGATTTTGCAGAAACTAATATCAATGGGCAGCCTGCCCGGAATGCCTGTCACCCTGCTCAGGCGTTCCCCGTCGTATCTTTTTGAGGTAGATCAGACCAGGTATGCCGTGGACAGGGAAATTGCAAATCATATCTACGTCAGCTACTGA
- a CDS encoding YhbY family RNA-binding protein — MEKEKLYRLKSEANKISPILNIGKNGVTDTLIEELNKQIKANRLVKVKVLKSAEEGKDLKTIADELAEATRSTLIDVRGRTVVLYR, encoded by the coding sequence ATGGAGAAAGAAAAATTATACCGGCTGAAATCCGAAGCAAACAAAATAAGTCCTATTCTTAACATTGGAAAGAATGGGGTCACCGACACCCTGATTGAAGAACTGAATAAACAGATAAAAGCCAACAGGCTCGTAAAGGTCAAAGTACTCAAAAGCGCAGAAGAAGGAAAAGACCTGAAAACTATCGCAGATGAGCTTGCCGAAGCAACAAGGTCCACGCTTATTGATGTACGCGGCAGGACAGTTGTGCTGTACAGGTAA